The Arachis hypogaea cultivar Tifrunner chromosome 14, arahy.Tifrunner.gnm2.J5K5, whole genome shotgun sequence genome has a segment encoding these proteins:
- the LOC112740949 gene encoding pentatricopeptide repeat-containing protein At4g14050, mitochondrial-like yields MLVPQAVLSQARYKPSLAQALHGQLLKWGLHDRHPYSASLIDSYAKSRLPHHAVRLFLSLPLPPHPVAWSSALSACNLSSHPRLSLSLSLPILRSHPTLPDHFVFATLFNSFASLAPLHLSLAKQLHARFLFSPFSQDDVVKSSLVDMYSKFSLPLYARAVFDSISSFNKASWTAMISGYARNGFKNEALRLFREAPNRDLFAWTALISGFVQSGNGVDALHLFVKMLREGVEILDPLVLSSVVGACANCALWELGKQVHCLVIGLGFESCVFVSNALVDMYAKCSDLDAAKGVFFGMWRKDVVSWTSIIVGSAQHGRAEEALALYDSMVSAGVKPNEVTFVGLIYACSHAGLVGKGRKLFRSMVEDHGIRPSLQHYTCLLDLLSRSGHLEEAENLVRAMPITPDEPTWAALLSACKHHGNAKMAIRIADHLLSLKPEEPSSYILLSNVYAGAGMWENVSKVRKMMMVMEVKKQPGYSCIELGKESYVFYAGETSHPMKDEIAALMRKLDEEMRKRGYVPDTSPVLHDMDQQEKERQLFWHSERLALAYGLLKSVPGTIIRIVKNLRVCGDCHTVLKLISTITSRDIYVRDTTRYHHFKEGKCSCNDFW; encoded by the coding sequence ATGTTAGTTCCTCAGGCAGTCCTGTCCCAGGCACGATACAAGCCATCCCTGGCTCAGGCCCTCCACGGCCAGCTGTTGAAGTGGGGCCTCCACGACCGCCACCCCTACTCCGCCTCCCTCATCGACTCATACGCCAAGTCCCGCCTCCCCCACCACGCCGTCCGCCTCTTCCTCTCCCTCCCTCTCCCTCCCCACCCTGTCGCCTGGTCCTCCGCCCTCTCCGCCTGCAACCTCTCCTCCCATCCCcgcctctccctctccctctccctccccaTCCTCCGCTCCCACCCCACCCTCCCCGACCACTTCGTCTTCGCCACTCTCTTCAACTCCTTCGCCTCTCTCGCCCCTCTCCACCTCTCCCTCGCAAAGCAGCTTCACGCTCGCTTcctcttctctcctttctcccaAGACGACGTCGTTAAGTCCTCCCTTGTCGACATGTACTCCAAGTTCTCCCTCCCTCTCTACGCCCGCGCCGTTTTTGATTCCATCTCGTCGTTTAATAAGGCCTCTTGGACCGCCATGATATCGGGCTATGCACGTAACGGTTTCAAGAACGAAGCTTTGAGGCTATTTCGAGAAGCTCCCAATAGGGACTTGTTTGCTTGGACAGCTTTGATTTCGGGGTTTGTTCAGAGTGGGAACGGTGTTGATGCATTGCACCTGTTTGTGAAAATGCTTCGTGAAGGGGTTGAGATTTTGGACCCTTTGGTGCTCTCTAGTGTGGTTGGGGCTTGTGCTAATTGTGCTCTTTGGGAGCTTGGGAAGCAAGTGCATTGTTTGGTGATAGGTCTTGGCTTTGAGTCTTGTGTGTTTGTGAGCAATGCGCTTGTGGATATGTATGCCAAGTGTAGCGACCTTGATGCGGCCAAGGGTGTGTTCTTTGGGATGTGGAGGAAGGATGTGGTTTCTTGGACTTCTATTATTGTCGGCAGTGCGCAGCATGGAAGAGCTGAGGAAGCATTGGCTCTGTATGACAGCATGGTTTCGGCTGGTGTTAAGCCGAATGAGGTGACATTTGTTGGATTGATTTATGCCTGTAGTCACGCTGGTTTGGTTGGCAAAGGCCGCAAATTGTTCAGGTCTATGGTTGAGGATCACGGAATTAGGCCTTCGCTGCAGCATTATACATGTTTGCTTGATCTTTTGAGTCGATCAGGTCACCTTGAAGAGGCTGAGAATCTTGTACGGGCGATGCCAATTACCCCTGATGAACCTACTTGGGCTGCTTTACTGAGTGCTTGTAAGCACCATGGTAATGCCAAGATGGCGATTAGGATTGCGGATCATCTATTGAGCTTAAAACCTGAAGAGCCTTCCTCCTATATATTGTTATCTAATGTTTATGCTGGGGCTGGTATGTGGGAAAATGTTTCAAAGGTGAGGAAGATGATGATGGTAATGGAAGTTAAGAAACAACCTGGGTATAGCTGCATTGAATTGGGAAAGGAGAGCTATGTGTTTTATGCTGGAGAGACGTCTCATCCGATGAAGGATGAGATTGCAGCTTTGATGAGGAAGTTGGATGAAGAGATGAGGAAAAGGGGTTATGTTCCTGATACTAGCCCAGTTTTGCATGACATGGATCAGCAGGAGAAGGAAAGACAGCTTTTCTGGCATAGCGAGAGGCTGGCTCTAGCTTACGGGCTTCTCAAGTCTGTTCCGGGAACTATTATCCGTATAGTTAAAAATCTTCGCGTCTGTGGAGATTGTCATACTGTTCTGAAGCTCATCAGCACCATAACAAGCAGAGACATTTATGTTCGTGATACTACAAGGTATCACCATTTCAAAGAAGGGAAATGTTCATGCAATGACTTCTGGTGA